In Anomaloglossus baeobatrachus isolate aAnoBae1 chromosome 2, aAnoBae1.hap1, whole genome shotgun sequence, the DNA window TTGTGAACTACGTAGGACTTGcctgggtttttgttttttctttcaaataagTTGGTGAACCGGGTAAAAAGTTGGAGTGTttttaaaataaacaatttttgtgtgttggttttttttttgtttttttttaactaggttagtaatgggggtgtttaaaGAACGCCTTTCCATTattaaccctagggcttgatgtcagctttgTTTTCGGTCAATTCTCAACTGATATCAACCCCAACTGCTATTACTCCGATAGCCAACGCATCAGAACAATCGAGAAGAGCTGTGGTGATacgtcagaattggcacatctactgTGATGCATAATTCTGGGATGGCTGCGTgctggtatttttaagctgggaaggaaccaataaccatggatcttcccaaccgaatatcagctcacagctgtctgctttacctttgcttgtTTTTAAAAATACGGGGGACCCCACTTAATTTTTAAGTTATGAGATAGTGTTCTTTTTATCTTTTTTCCTTTTGTTGCACATAATATTAAAACCGTTTTTGCTATGTATGATAGGAAGGTGCCTGTCAAGTGTATGCATAGGCTTCATTCGTACAATGCATGTAAGGGGAATGTTATTTTGGCATATCCTTTATTTGCTGTTTAGAATAGTGTGGTAGACTACTCTGTGCAGAGGAATCCCGCAAAAAAAACCCTTTAATGTACCTATACATTGGTATTCTAAGCCTTCTGTTGACGGTGTACTTTGGGAGATCTTCTTGACATCTACATATATGAGAAGTGCTTTAGTGTACTTAAGCATTACATGCATGATATCATGTATCTAAGATTTGTTTTAGTAACTTCTAAAAGAAGTCTTTTGTGCTTTTGTCTACAGATCTCTGGCACAATGTCTTCCAATATCCAGCCCTTGAAAACAGTGTCTTCTCAAGTACCTTTTGCAGATCTCTGCAAAACTTTAGAAAGAATTCAGAAATGCAAGAACAGAACAGAGAAaacaaatattttaaaacaatttaTTGACTCCTGGAGAAAATTCCACAATGCCCTTCACGAGACTGAACCTACTAAAGACTCCTTTTATCCAGCAATGCGACTTATTTTACCACAGTTAGAAAGAGAGCGGATGGCTTATGGGATTAAAGAGACTTTGCTTGCCAAACTCTATATCAAAGTTCTTGGTTTGCCCAAAGATGGGAAAGATGCTCTTAAACTTTTAAATTATCGAACTCCTACTGGTTCCAATTCAGATGCTGGTGACTTTGCTGCAATTGCATACTTTGTGCTTAAATCACGTTGCCGAAAAGAAGGAACCTTGTTCATTAATGATGTGAATGACCAGTTGAATTCGATAGCGAGCAACAACGCAGGCAGGAAAAAGGAACTTATAGAGAAAAGTCTGCTGCACTTGATTGCCAACACCACTGCTCTGGAACAGAAGTGGCTTATAAGGATGATTATAAAGGACATGAAGCTTGGGTTTAGCCAGCAAACAGTCTTTTCCATTTTTCATCCtgatgctgcagaacttcataatgtcACCACAGATTTAGAAAAAGTATGCTTACAGCTACATGATCCCAGTGTATGTCTTAGCGATGTCTCTATCTCTATATTTTCTGCTTTTAAACCAATGCTCGCTGCAATTGCTAACATTCAGCACATAGAAAAACAAATGAACCACCAAAGTTTTTATATTGAAACGAAGCTGGATGGGGAAAGGATGCAGATGCACAAGGATGGAGATGTGTATAAATACTATTCTCGGAATGGCTTTGATTACACCCAACAGTTTGGTGGTTCTCCCCTTGAAGGCTCTTTAACACCTTTTGTTCATAATGTTTTTCGTATCGATGTCCAAAACTGCATACTTGATGGAGAGATGATGGCCTTCAATCCCAATACGGAAACGTTCATGCAGAAAGGAAACAAGTTTGATATCAAAAGGATGGTTGATGATTCAGACCTTCAAACTTGTTTCTGTGTGTTTGATGTTCTGATGTTTAACGACCAGAAATTAGCCCATGAAACACTTAGAAAAAGATATGACTTGCTACGTGATATATTGACGCCAATTCCCGGGAGGATTCAGATAGTTCACAAAGCTGAAGCCGGCACCAAAAAGAACGTAGTTGATGCATTAAATGCGGCAATCGATAACCGTGAGGAAGGCATTATGGTTAAAGACCCCATGTCCATTTATAAGCCGGATAAACGTGGAGAAGGCTGGTTAAAGATCAAACCTGAATATGTTAATGGACTCATGGATGAATTAGATCTTTTAATTATTGGGGGGTATTGGGGCAAGGGTCTGCGTGGGGGGATGATGTCTCATTTCTTGTGTGCAGTGGCAGAAAAACCAAATCCAGGAGAGAAGCCGACTGTCTTTCATTCAGTTTGTCGTATTGGCTCTGGTTACACCATGAAAGAATTATATGATTTGGGTTTAAAGTTGGCTCCCCACTGGAAGCGCTATCGAAAAAAGGATCCACCTTCAAATCTGTTATGTGGGACTGAAAAGCCAGAAGTGTTtattgagccttgtaattctgttaTCATTCAAGTTAAGGCAGCAGAGATTGTGCACAGTGATATGTACAAGACCAATTGTACTCTCCGGTTTCCCCGAATTGAAAAGATTAGAGAAGATAAGGAATGGTGTGACTGTATGACACTTGATGACTTGGAACAATTTCGAGAAAAAGCTTCTGGGAAATTAGCTTCAAAACACTTGGATTTCAGTGAAGAGCcagcaaaaaagaaaagaaaaactgtaTCGAAGATTAATAAAGTCATTGATGTGGTTTCTCATTTGAAAGCGCCTGATCTTACAAACATCTCGAAGCAGTCAAATTTGTTTAAAGAGGTTGAGTTCTGTGTGATGAGTGGAACAGATATCCATTCAAAGGCAAATCTAGAGAGCACGATAGCTGCTTTTGGTGGCAAAGTAGTACAAAATCCCGGAGAATACACCTATTGTGTTATTGTAGGAACTACCAATGTCAGAGTGAAAAATGTTATCTCGTCAAATAAGCACGATGTTGTTCGAGCTGCTTGGCTTCTTGAGTGCTTTGAAAGTAAAACTTTTCTACCTTGGCAACCTAACCATATGATTCATATGTGTCCGTCCACCAAGGAACACTTTGCTAGTGAATATGACTGCTATGGTGATAGTTATGTCACAGATACTAATGAGGCTGAGCTCAAGGACCTGTTTACCAGAATACCTGACACCAAGGATAAAATCCCTCTGGACATGATTGCTGACCTAGAACATCGCTATTCATGGGAAAATTCGACTAACAGTCTGTTCCGTCAGTGTGTTGTATATCTAGATATTTATACAATCATTAACGACCCACTTACTAAAATAGAATTTTCTTCTTTGCGTATAAGAGCGCTGGAGTTACGCTTTCATGGAGCAAAAGTAGTGAGCCATCTTGAAGAAGGAGTTTCACATGTTGTAGTAGGAGAGGATTTGTGTCGTTTAGCAGAAATGAAGAGTCTGAGAAGGCCATTTACCAAAAAATATAAAATTGTTCCAGTCCTCTGGGTAGTCGATTCGCTGAAGATGGGAACACTTCAGATGGAGCAGGATTATTTATTATAAAATCACATTTTATTGATGAGCTTTTTAAATGTATGTAAAGTCCATAAACTTTTAACCTAAATTGTTTTTTATATAAATAATCACGTGTTTAAATGTTTGTTTTATtgtaaatttatatttttatttggaTGTAAATTTGTTTTGAAGATTGCTTTATAGTACTCTATTTAGAAAAAaataatatgtatttttttttatatcattgTGAAATATAATTATTAGGTCTGTGCCTTCCCTCAGTAAAATTCCTCCTGGGCAGCCCCAGTGCAGTAGCATGTAGTGGGTACTGGGGCAGATTTATGAAACTGGTCAAATGAAAAATTGTCTCTCTTGGTCATAAAAACCAATGACAGGACAGCTTTTCTTTTTGAAGATCACCATATGAAATAAAGGCTGCCCTATGAGTGGTTGGTGTGGAAAACAAAAGACATTGTTCTTTTCCAGCTTCAGCGATCTCCCCCATTGAGCCTTTTGCAGCCTTATGATGTGAGCTGTGAGGATCAGCAGGAATTCTTTGAATGGAGCAACAGTCCTCTAATAAGTATATTGTAAAGCTTCTGTAATATGTAAGAGTGCTAGGTATTAGACTCCCATGATTTTATGTGAAGGAACAATGTTTTAAGTGCACATTatgattattattttattaaaatgatttgTGACAATCTGTTGTATGTCTGTTTTTCTTTTACTTATTAAGTGTCTCTTTAATTACATAAAACCTTAGCCCAAACAATTTTATACATATCTTAACTGCACTTTTATAACCTTTTTTTGAAAGTTTTGTGCCATGCTTCCTAAGTGCTGCCAGTATCACTGTCACCAGCCACAAAGTAAAggaagctttacacgctacgatatatctaacgatatatcgtcggggtcacgtcgttagtgacgcacatccggcctcgtttgacatattgtagcgtgtaacacaaatgagcgactgcgaacgagcaaaaatactcaccttatcgttgcttgttgacacgtcgctcattttcaaaaaatcaaacgtcctgtgctccggttgttcatcgttcccgaggcagcacacgtcgcttcgtgtgacaccccgggaacgatgaactgcagcttacctgcgtcccgccggcaatgcggaaggaaggaggtgggtgggatgtttacgtcccgctcatctccgcccctccgcttctattggccggccgttgtgtgacgtcgctgtgacgccgaacgtcccacccccttcaggacgaggatgtttgccgcccacagcgaggtcgttcgggaggtaagtatgtgtgacgggggtaaccgagtttgtgcgacacgggcaacaaattgcccgtgtcgcacaatcgacgggggcgggtacaatcgcttgcgatctctctagcgagatcgcagcgtgtaaagcccactttaagcAAATCCCATACTCTGCTCAATACTAGTTGAATACGAACACATTACTTGTCTTCCAATGGAACAGCATCATGTGTCTGGTCCACAATGTATGCCCACATCCGTGTGCCATTTGTAATCTGAGCATTGTATGCTGCTCCATTCTCGGGAAATTAGAATGGATGCATCTGCTATAACGTTTCGAGATGTGCCAaaggatggctggacaacagccagTGCACGCACCCGGGAAAGCAGCTGTACCTTATGGGAAGTGAGGACAGACTGTGTGATGCAGAGAGCCCTGCAAACAGCACAGAAGGGAGATCCTGCCCTTCCATCTTCATTCCAAAGTGATTCTCAAGTGGAAGAACAGGTTGTGGCTAGGGACTGAAGAAGGAACCCCAAAGGTATTCAGAATAAAATGTTCACTTTGTTAAACGCCATCACTTATTCTGtatatttaaaaaacacacacttttttttttttaatttcgagTTGCACTTTAATGTTTATATTCAATCCATGTTTTATTACACTTGATAACTATGTTTTTCAGAACATAAAATATCTTCAGGCTTATTCAACAGAATATAGGTGGAAAAAAATTGCCCCTTTTTTAGAGTGAAATAGGAAAAGTCCCAAAATACTTTATTTTGGTAACCTTGTACCAAAGTTCGTAACAGGCACAAGTACATTTGAGGGTTTAACTATGTGCATGGTGCCTTTTCCCAGTGACGATCTAGTTGATTAATGGCGAGAGACCAGacaatcgcctgcagcgagctgtgACATGCTTACTCGGGATGGTGCCAGACTAGTCTCCTGACATATTCCTCATCCGGATGTTTTAAAGTATGTTTCTGAAATGTTTCTGAAGCTACACTCAGTATGAAATCAATCTGCCATTTTCTAATCCTATAATTTTATAAAATATTGCAATTATAGATTTTATATcaagcagcgctgtgctgcactgaTTACCTGTGATCATGACCACGCTCCATTTTGAATAAACAAAGATTGCATTATATGTATATCATATTTAGTTGATAGCCAGTACAGCGTTTGAAAATACAGGAGACAGACTCTCTTCTGCTCATTGTGAATCaacttgtaaggctgctttcacacatcagttttttgcaaggttgtgtaaaaactgatgcaacggatccggtaaaaaaacggatcctttttttttcttcttttttttttttttatatgctgaGATAGAGAGAGaccccataatcaccgcacatacacaggcactccctacctatcatcaccgcacatacacaggcactcctgcacgcatcatcaccgcacatacacaggcactcccgcacgcatcatcaccgcacatacaccaacactcccgcacccatcatcaccgcacatacaccgacactcccgcacgcatcatcaccgcacatacacaggcactcccgcacgcatcatcgcacatacaccgacactcccgcacccatcatcatcgcacatacacagacactcccgcacccatcatcaccgcacatacactgacactcccgcacccatcatcatcgcacatacacagacactcccgcacccatcatcaccgcacatacaccgacactcccgcacccatcatcaccgcacatacaccgacactcccgcacgcatcatcaccgcacatacaccgatactcccgcacgcatcatcaccgcacatacaccgacacttccgcacgcatcatcaccgcacatacaccgacactcccgcacgcatcatcaccgcacatacaccgacactcccgcacgcatcatcaccgcacatacaccgacactcccgcacgcatcatcaccgcacatacaccgacactcccgcacgcatcatcaccgcacatacaccgacacttccgcacgcatcatcaccgcacatacacaggaactcccgcacgcatcatcaccgcacattcacaggaactcccgcacgcatcatcatcgcacatataacgacactcccacacgcatcatcaccgcacatacaccaacactcccgcacgcatcatcaccgcacatatacaggcactcccgcacccatcatcaccgcacatacacaggcactcccgcacgcatcatcaccgcacatgcaggaattacctcagtgacgtccccgctgacagcgcgactcccttcagttgctgcgtggagctcctgggagcggcggtgttctactgtcgctcctgtcagcttcatgtagcagagctgatagtgtcGCGGGACCTCtaagtggattacgtcggacctgaaggggtgttttgggattttaataaaatggtgaaagagggtgcttttttattttttattccaaataaagtattttttcgggtgtatgtgtttatttactttcacttgtaggttaatcattgggggtttctcatagacacctgccatgattaaccccttattaccccaattgccaccgcaccagggcaattcgggatgagccgggtagagtcccgggactgtcgcatctaatggatgcggcaattccgggtggctgctggctgatatttttaggctgcggggctccccataacttggagctccccatcctgaaaataccagccttcagccgtgtggctttatcttggctggtattttggggggaccgcacaatgttttttttttaattatttattttactgcaagatatagacccgcccaccagcggctgtgattggttgcagtgagacagctgtcactcagcgtgggggggcgagtctgactgcaaccaatcataggcgccggtgggtggggaaagcagtgaatacgagattgaataatgggcggccggtattttcaaatcaggagaagccgccacagtgtgacagccgtacagcgccacgcccgtgatcggtgagtgggtgagagtgagtgaatgagtcagtgagagagtttgagagagagactgagtgagagagagagtgattgATTTTCCGAcatgcaatgaatttatatcacttctggtcatgctcagaagtaaaaaccggatccggtacatgcttctggcgtttgatgcatgccaccggatccggggcgcatagactttcattatgtaccatgccgcacccggcgctatgcgtttttttgccgctggcaaaaagcgTTCCTCCCTGCGtcttgtgcggccgccggagtgactatTTTTGACTCAACTggtaaaaaccggatcaaacgcaagcacatgcggcgctaataaaagtctatgaggaaaaaacgcacccggcggcaaaaaaaacggatgtgtttttcccccgcaaatcgccggattgtgccgcacagcaaaaacctgatgtgtgaaagcacccttaactAAAATGGTCTCAGATGTAGCTATCTTCAGCCTGTGCACCAAGGATTCTTTCTATTTGACCCTTATTGGGCAAATTGGTTTCCTAACCTGCTAACAAACTGGTCTAGCTAAATCTCTCCTGGTCAGCAGAGAGCACACACTGATCCTTTTTGCAGAGAGATTTCTCATAGTTTTCCATGATCAGGACACAGCTCTTTATGAATGCTCTGCCCAATGATTTAAGGAAGCAGTTCTGGAGGTTAGGCACCGCTGGACCTTCCTGATTGCAGATTATAAAACACATTTTTTAGCAATATTTTTTGTTAGTGcagcttaaggtggctttacacgctacaagatcgctaaagcgatctcgttggggtcacggaattggtgacgcacatccggccgctttagcgatgtctttgcgtgtgacacctattagcgattttgaatcgttgcaaaaacgttcaaaatcgttaatcggtgacatgcccccctcttcccaagtatcgttgctgctgcagtaatgatgttgttcctctttcctgcagcaccacacatttctacgtgtgacaccgcaggaacgaggaacctctccttacctgcgtcccgccagcaatgaggaagaagtgggcgggatgttcgtcccgctcatctctcccctccgctttgattgggtggccgcttagtgacgtcgctgtgatgctaaacaaaccgcccccttagaaaggaggcagttcgccggttatAGCaatatcgcagagcaggtatgtgtgtatgacgctgtcgtagcgataatgttcgctatggcagcgatcaccacatatcggccgtacgatgggggcgggtgctatcacgctcgacgtcgctagcatcagctagcgatgtcgcagcgtgtaaagcggcctttatagtcTGAAAAGTACATTACCGTATATTTTGCACTATAAGACGAACAGTTATGGGGGAAAGCTGCTGCTGACAGTTATGGGTGTAATGTGCCCCACTTCTGTACTAATTTGTCCAGTCTTGGGCCTCATCCTAGTAATTAATACTTGGAGTTAATAATTATGTTATATGTAGTATAAGTTTCCAGGCTATTGCTAACTTATAGAGGCTAGTGTTATtcaaaaatgtacatgagtaagcaaaaatccttctgggaagGAGTCTTGTGTACAGATGAgataccaagatagagctttttagtaaagtaccgtacatcattctactgtttacgctAACGTGTTATTTGTGTGTAATTAATGTCCAATTCTCCTTCTTTTCCCCCTcctgtgtggttttttttgtatgttgttgaaatacatacaaaggaaataaaagtatataacaaaacgtgtaattgcaataatcttCTAGTAGaattatttcattttctggaacaatgtcaaggatgccaatactttcggccatgactgtatttgtgaagcataaacaaaattaTATATGATTTTATAAATATaacaattgtgatgtgcatttgtattcagcctcccAGAGTCAATACTTTGTAATACCAACGTTTGCAGCAGCCACTTGTCAgcagttattaaagggaacctgtcatcagaaattttgcactaaacctaaaagattccccctctgtagctcctgggctgcattctagaaaggttcctgttgttcttgtgccccctttctgaccaaaataaagactttataaagtggtacctttttgtattcaaatcttgataattgTACAagggggctctctggtgtccgttattctgcctcctgccgctttaggccatcccccatcgcgcaatttcatacctcaggaggcCACCTAGTgcgtccgaggtctcgcgcatgcgccgtgccactctcgtgggactgtgcaatgtgcacagtgtgaccgcttgtgacgtgttgcgcatgcgcgagattatgggcggcgctgtgattgtcatcagcaagtacccgcccataatctattGCTCGCGCTTTcatcgccgcctccaccgttcttcaCAAgcactggccagcttacctcatgtcacctctttgaaattgcgcaatAGGGGACAGCCTAaaacgacaggaggcagactaacggacaccagagagcccgccaccgtgtaccattatcaagatttgaatacaaaaaggtaccactttataaagtctttattttggtcagaaagagggcacaagaacaacaggaaccttgctagaatgcagcccaggagctgcagaaggggaaacgtttatgtttagtgcaaaatttctgatgacaggttccctttaaatacaggaTTGCAATAATGGACAACAAGGAATCCAGCATTAACAATAGGTgatatcaagcagcagctgctaaagcaaacaagattttagggtgtataaaaagagagattagatcccgtgatcccaacgtattgttacccctctataaatcacttgtaaggccacatctggaatatgggatccagttttgggctccacattttaaaaaggacattcagaagttagagtcagttcaaaggcgggcaactagactattataaggaatggaaggccccccatatgatgacaggttgaaaaagttagatatgtttagcttagaaaaaagacgtctcagaggagatctcatttatatgtataaatacatgtgtggtcaatataaaggactggcacatgacttatttcttccaaagacagtactaaggaccaggggcatacactgcgagtggaagaaaagcgattccgacacctaaataggaaagggttctttacagttagagcagtcagactggaatgccctaccacaagaggtagtaatggcagatactataacagcttttaaaaaagggctggatgatttcctcagtacacacaacattgttggttataaatgacttggtgactaaatgtagaactggtggaggaaggttgaactagatggacctaggtcttttttcaacctaagtaactatgtaactatgtaactgttcCCTTCATCCACATATCTTCACAATGACATTTTCCCAAAGCAAAACATACCTCGAAAATTCTATATAATTGAATGAGTCAGAGGCAGTATCCTCTATCCATGTAGCTGCCTAAGGCTGAACAACTCATTTAATTGCAACATGTCCAAATAGCTTTTTAATGTAAATAGAggtattcaaaataaaaaaaaaacacttcaaatATACAAtaatgatttaaacaataggtaattttctgatgacacattccaaaTTAAGCTTTTATCAAATAATGCAGAAAAGAACTACTGTATGAGCGACTGTCCGTTCCATTGGATTTGCCTGACGACTCTTATCTTCCAATACCTTATTTCCACAAGTTGACGTTATAATGGCAGCCATTCTTGGGCCAAATAAATGCAATCGTGATGAATTGGGATACAGCTTTTATTCCAGTCATGTTTCCTAATACTCCTTAGGGGAGGGCTTAGTTTCCAATAAACAGCTATTGTCTAGTCTTCTATAAGAGCTGACGAGCGGTTGCAGCACTAGTAGCCTGGTAAATTTCAGAGTTACAATATGAGGTTGTGTAAGAACGATTTGTCAGCCGTTGATCCTATTAAAGTATATTTATGTTAGATTGAGTATCTGTGGTCGGTCCAAAGCTAGTTCTACGTCTTTATCATGAGCGCTTTCACACATTCAATTCCGCTACCTTGCACGATATATTGCATTCCTTTGGCACACAGCTAATTGTTTCACGCAGGGAGGAAAGTCATGCTCCTGCTGGGGTTACAATTGATAATGTTCCAGGCTCTGCTGCAGTTCAGTTTTCTAACACCTAAGCCATTAATTCCAGTTATGTTTCTGATGCTGTCTGTCTCAAACCTTTTTATAAGTACCAGGTGAAGGAGGAACATAAAGACAAACATCTTCACAGAGACTGACATGATATATTGCTTTAAATGATTCATTATATCTGAGGAGGAAATCtctacatcactgatataatgctgTACTCTCGCTGCTGGAGAAACAAATCCGGCATTCATGGATCACGCTATATCTTGTGAACACCAGATGTATTCattcataaaaaaaacaaacccttgaATCAGATGTACTATATTGATATACAGTGTACTTAACGTTACACATTTCAGAGCCAGCATAGCTGGATCTGTAGCAGCACGGGTATTAGTAAAGGAATGAATTGGATGCAATTGTACAGGCTCTTCATGCACTGTGCTTTTATACAGACGTGGACAAAATTCTTGGTACCCTTCTGATATGCCCTTGCTACCATAGCTATTTTCATTTTTGCTTTTCCTCTTCTGAGAGCATTTAAGCACCACACTAgcggttttttttaggttttttttttaggtttttttttaatgccttttggagtggtgctttaaatctatctAAGTCCGCTTCTACTGTCTTATACTCACATGCtgctgtcttcatctgtttccagcatcACTCCGGTTCATTTCCTGTGTGGTTCATGGAGAgtgccggaggtcacaacttaatacaagtctatgggagcctcgttcttgCTCTAATAGAAATGCATTGGGGGCTTGTAACATAACTTCTGACTTTCAACCAGCCAGAAATTACAGTATGGCGCCGCGGGACTGGAGCAGTGTCGGTAAATGGTGAAGCCGCCGGAAGGTGAGTAAACGAGAGGgagcagggggcttagatttaaatcgCCACTACAGCGC includes these proteins:
- the LIG4 gene encoding DNA ligase 4 isoform X2, which codes for MSSNIQPLKTVSSQVPFADLCKTLERIQKCKNRTEKTNILKQFIDSWRKFHNALHETEPTKDSFYPAMRLILPQLERERMAYGIKETLLAKLYIKVLGLPKDGKDALKLLNYRTPTGSNSDAGDFAAIAYFVLKSRCRKEGTLFINDVNDQLNSIASNNAGRKKELIEKSLLHLIANTTALEQKWLIRMIIKDMKLGFSQQTVFSIFHPDAAELHNVTTDLEKVCLQLHDPSVCLSDVSISIFSAFKPMLAAIANIQHIEKQMNHQSFYIETKLDGERMQMHKDGDVYKYYSRNGFDYTQQFGGSPLEGSLTPFVHNVFRIDVQNCILDGEMMAFNPNTETFMQKGNKFDIKRMVDDSDLQTCFCVFDVLMFNDQKLAHETLRKRYDLLRDILTPIPGRIQIVHKAEAGTKKNVVDALNAAIDNREEGIMVKDPMSIYKPDKRGEGWLKIKPEYVNGLMDELDLLIIGGYWGKGLRGGMMSHFLCAVAEKPNPGEKPTVFHSVCRIGSGYTMKELYDLGLKLAPHWKRYRKKDPPSNLLCGTEKPEVFIEPCNSVIIQVKAAEIVHSDMYKTNCTLRFPRIEKIREDKEWCDCMTLDDLEQFREKASGKLASKHLDFSEEPAKKKRKTVSKINKVIDVVSHLKAPDLTNISKQSNLFKEVEFCVMSGTDIHSKANLESTIAAFGGKVVQNPGEYTYCVIVGTTNVRVKNVISSNKHDVVRAAWLLECFESKTFLPWQPNHMIHMCPSTKEHFASEYDCYGDSYVTDTNEAELKDLFTRIPDTKDKIPLDMIADLEHRYSWENSTNSLFRQCVVYLDIYTIINDPLTKIEFSSLRIRALELRFHGAKVVSHLEEGVSHVVVGEDLCRLAEMKSLRRPFTKKYKIVPVLWVVDSLKMGTLQMEQDYLL
- the LIG4 gene encoding DNA ligase 4 isoform X1, whose product is MISGTMSSNIQPLKTVSSQVPFADLCKTLERIQKCKNRTEKTNILKQFIDSWRKFHNALHETEPTKDSFYPAMRLILPQLERERMAYGIKETLLAKLYIKVLGLPKDGKDALKLLNYRTPTGSNSDAGDFAAIAYFVLKSRCRKEGTLFINDVNDQLNSIASNNAGRKKELIEKSLLHLIANTTALEQKWLIRMIIKDMKLGFSQQTVFSIFHPDAAELHNVTTDLEKVCLQLHDPSVCLSDVSISIFSAFKPMLAAIANIQHIEKQMNHQSFYIETKLDGERMQMHKDGDVYKYYSRNGFDYTQQFGGSPLEGSLTPFVHNVFRIDVQNCILDGEMMAFNPNTETFMQKGNKFDIKRMVDDSDLQTCFCVFDVLMFNDQKLAHETLRKRYDLLRDILTPIPGRIQIVHKAEAGTKKNVVDALNAAIDNREEGIMVKDPMSIYKPDKRGEGWLKIKPEYVNGLMDELDLLIIGGYWGKGLRGGMMSHFLCAVAEKPNPGEKPTVFHSVCRIGSGYTMKELYDLGLKLAPHWKRYRKKDPPSNLLCGTEKPEVFIEPCNSVIIQVKAAEIVHSDMYKTNCTLRFPRIEKIREDKEWCDCMTLDDLEQFREKASGKLASKHLDFSEEPAKKKRKTVSKINKVIDVVSHLKAPDLTNISKQSNLFKEVEFCVMSGTDIHSKANLESTIAAFGGKVVQNPGEYTYCVIVGTTNVRVKNVISSNKHDVVRAAWLLECFESKTFLPWQPNHMIHMCPSTKEHFASEYDCYGDSYVTDTNEAELKDLFTRIPDTKDKIPLDMIADLEHRYSWENSTNSLFRQCVVYLDIYTIINDPLTKIEFSSLRIRALELRFHGAKVVSHLEEGVSHVVVGEDLCRLAEMKSLRRPFTKKYKIVPVLWVVDSLKMGTLQMEQDYLL